The genomic DNA AAATATTACAACTGCACAGACATCACCGGAAACTAAACTCAAAAGAGTTGTAGCTTTATCTTCTTTATCTGCTGATATTATTTCTGAATTAGATAAAACTAAGTTGGTGGGAATTGTTGGTAGTAAATTATTAAAAGATGATACTCGGTTTACAGATATTCCTCAAGTTAGTCAGGGACAAAGTCCACCAAATTTAGAAAAAATTGTAGCATTAAAACCAGATTTAGTGATTGGTGTTGCAGGTTTTTCTGATGCACCTTTAAAAAAATTAAACGAGTTAGGAATCGAAACTTTATCAACTAAGGTTTATGACTGGGAAGGACTAGAGGAGTTTACTAAAAACATTGCTGATAGAATGGGTGCGGATTCCCAACCTTTGTTAAATCGCTACAAGTCTTTTTTACCTGAACAAAAAAGCCAAGAAAATAAAAATGTTTCGACTTTGGTTTTAGTTAGTCGTCAACCAATTTTAGCACCAAATAAAGAGAGTTGGGCAGGTGATATAGTTACTAGGTTTGGAGCAAAAAATATAGCAGCAGAATTACAGGGTAATAATCCCATTGGTGGCTATGTAACTCTTTCAGCAGAGAAGGTTTTAGAGGCAAATCCAGAGGTTTTAATTGTGGTGAATGCTGAACCAACTTTGTTAGATTCCTTAAAAAAAGAACCTTTTTGGCAAAAGTTAAAAGCTACTCAAAACAACCAGGTTTATGTGTTTGATTATTATGGAATGGTAAATCCTGGTAGTATAGCTGCAATTGAAAAAACTGCTCAGGAGTTAAAGAAAATATTCTAATTTAAGTCTGTTATTTAAATCTTGTGGTGCGGGTATTTTACCCGCTATGTTTATCTACAAAATATCTACAGAATTTTTTCCAACTCTTCTAAGCAGCGGGAATATTTTTTTGTTTTTTCATCCCACCCATAATACTACGAAGATATAAACCACCAATGCTAATTAAAAACAGTAAATAACCCACAGCTTGAACTA from Okeanomitos corallinicola TIOX110 includes the following:
- a CDS encoding ABC transporter substrate-binding protein, whose amino-acid sequence is MRHKSFLISLFLTLFLVSCATETTQISEVKSNITTAQTSPETKLKRVVALSSLSADIISELDKTKLVGIVGSKLLKDDTRFTDIPQVSQGQSPPNLEKIVALKPDLVIGVAGFSDAPLKKLNELGIETLSTKVYDWEGLEEFTKNIADRMGADSQPLLNRYKSFLPEQKSQENKNVSTLVLVSRQPILAPNKESWAGDIVTRFGAKNIAAELQGNNPIGGYVTLSAEKVLEANPEVLIVVNAEPTLLDSLKKEPFWQKLKATQNNQVYVFDYYGMVNPGSIAAIEKTAQELKKIF